The Humulus lupulus chromosome 4, drHumLupu1.1, whole genome shotgun sequence genome has a window encoding:
- the LOC133830048 gene encoding protein NUCLEAR FUSION DEFECTIVE 4-like: MLQFNERLKDFLNNRWLVFVCAMWIQSCAGAGYIFGSISPVIKSTMGYNQKQVAILALAKDFGACLGFVAGSLSEIFPIWVLLLVGALQNFAGYGLLWLIVTQRLPNLPLWVLCACIYVGTNGETFFNTAVLLSCVQNFPKNRGPIVGILKGFAGLSGAILTQVYFMIRVPDKASLIFMVAVGPTMVVIALMFIVRPVEGHRQVRASDGSSFLFTYSVCLVLAAYLLGVLILEDFMNLSETLLTLLVIGLIVLILVPIIIPIVLVFFSKPEPSEVEERLLSEPEKQEAGTSEQETNEAIFSEVEDEKPPEIDMLSASERRKRMNQLQTKIIQAAADGAVRVKRRKGPRRGENFTLTQALIKADFWLIVTSMILAAGSGLTIFNNLGQITQSLGYTDSSIYVAMISIWNFLGRVGGGYLSEIITRDFAYPRPLAMAIAEAIMSFGFFYYAMGWPGQIYVVSLLVGLCYGSHWAILPASVSELFGLKSFGALYNFITLANPAGSLIFSELIAGGIYDYYAEKQAGLQQRHQSPISMLAKPLQDDQSLTCLGSICYSLTCGILSGVCIVASVLSLIVVYRTRRVYSQLYGSSLS, encoded by the exons ATGCTTCAGTTTAATGAGAGATTGAAGGATTTTCTCAACAACAGATGGCTTGTTTTCGTTTGTGCCATGTGGATTCAATCCTGTGCCGGAGCTGGGTACATATTTGGGAGCATTTCACCTGTGATAAAGAGCACAATGGGCTACAACCAAAAGCAAGTAGCTATATTGGCTCTGGCTAAGGATTTCGGTGCTTGTCTTGGCTTTGTGGCTGGCAGCTTGAGTGAGATTTTTCCCATATGGGTGCTTCTGCTCGTCGGTGCGCTCCAGAATTTTGCTGGGTATGGCTTGCTTTGGCTTATTGTCACTCAGAGATTGCCTAATTTGCCTTTGTGGGTG CTCTGCGCATGTATTTATGTGGGAACAAATGGAGAGACCTTCTTCAACACAGCAGTTTTGCTTTCATGCGTTCAAAACTTTCCCAAAAACCGGGGTCCTATTGTTGGGATACTTAAGGGATTTGCTGGGCTAAGTGGTGCAATTTTGACTCAGGTGTATTTCATGATTAGGGTCCCAGATAAAGCATCATTGATTTTTATGGTTGCAGTTGGTCCAACAATGGTTGTCATTGCTTTGATGTTCATTGTTAGACCTGTGGAAGGTCATAGACAAGTTAGAGCATCTGATGGTTCCAGCTTCTTGTTTACCTATAGTGTTTGTCTAGTTTTGGCAGCTTATTTGCTTGGAGTGTTAATACTAGAGGATTTTATGAACTTGAGTGAAACTTTGCTCACTTTACTTGTCATAGGTTTGATTGTTCTTATATTAGTACCAATTATAATCCCAATTGTGTTAGTTTTCTTCTCAAAACCAGAACCTTCAGAAGTGGAGGAGAGACTCCTATCTGAGCCAGAGAAACAAGAAGCGGGAACATCTGAGCAAGAAACAAATGAGGCCATTTTTAGTGAGGTTGAAGATGAAAAGCCTCCTGAAATAGACATGCTTTCAGCTTCGGAAAGGCGCAAAAGAATGAACCAACTTCAGACTAAAATCATTCAAGCAGCCGCCGATGGAGCTGTGAGGGTCAAGCGCAGGAAAGGGCCTCGTAGAGGAGAGAacttcactttgacacaggcattGATAAAGGCAGACTTTTGGCTCATTGTCACTTCCATGATACTGGCTGCTGGTTCTGGTTTGACAATTTTCAATAACCTTGGTCAGATCACTCAATCACTTGGGTACACTGATTCAAGCATTTATGTTGCCATGATCAGCATTTGGAACTTTCTTGGCCGTGTTGGCGGTGGCTACTTATCTGAGATTATAACAAG AGATTTTGCATATCCAAGACCATTGGCCATGGCAATAGCTGAGGCCATCATGTCATTTGGGTTTTTCTACTATGCTATGGGATGGCCAGGACAAATCTATGTTGTCTCGCTGTTGGTAGGACTATGCTATGGTTCCCATTGGGCTATTTTGCCTGCTTCAGTTTCTGAGCTATTTGGATTGAAGAGTTTCGGTGCCTTGTATAACTTCATCACACTGGCAAATCCTGCTGGTTCACTAATATTCTCAGAACTAATTGCTGGTGGAATATATGACTACTATGCTGAGAAGCAAGCCGGTCTCCAGCAGCGCCACCAGTCTCCGATATCCATGCTTGCAAAACCTCTTCAAGACGACCAATCACTCACTTGTTTGGGTTCTATTTGCTATTCCCTCACTTGTGGGATTCTGTCTGGTGTATGCATTGTTGCATCAGTATTAAGTTTAATTGTTGTTTACAGAACAAGAAGAGTGTATTCTCAACTCTATGGAAGCTCTCTCAGTTGA
- the LOC133830049 gene encoding uncharacterized protein LOC133830049, with protein sequence MECNQEAALRAKELAEKKFEEKDIAGAKKFAIKAQNLNPELDGIPQLITTLDVYISAEKRTNEDVDWYRVLGVDPLADVPTIRNHFKELALVIHPSKNKSVGADGAFRILYEAWRLLSDKDRRNLYDQKRNLRCTSENVLDQRTSVSNGQNGFHNLSHGNGSLQQGYKGATYSGSSPTSPCPLKPSFWTVCNACKTYFEYLRIHLNHRVSCSNCHQPFYAIEIPTPPINFNDISSELTIKKSSPPSEKRPASTTNVGLASFSDESSKKTSQACFYSKVGNVDRTRTMDSISAQGAGGIHSKIGKWKRKCEDTVLDSKEVSKSSSVLNDASGKLNTKPSIVGLNTGSSGVGLNTGSSGVGLNIVSKEDRPHKKRKNEQKMEISVGAGNGVASVDTILGSKVSVGTRRLNVPGNGKTNRTRELSLIEMRNVLQEKAKKVISEKLNEWRMEAALKVQNQSKEVREKEKGKKEVNKPVVKADMSKCGEHVDCKKEEHTAMTCLVKSNVSSKTNSLPPVSMSVVDPDFYDFDKNRTERSFGNNQVWAAYDEDDGMPRYYAMVHRLISTEPFKMRISWLTSKGNDELAPVNWVASGFPKTSGDFRSRKHEVYSSLNCFSHQVKWTKGTRGGIQIYPTKGDVWALYKNWSPDWNALTPDEIVHKYEMMEVLEDYNEERGATVVPLVKVAGFKTVFRRHWDPSKIRTIPREQMFRFSHQVPSYLLTGSEGQNAPKDCWELDPASTPLELLQVTSESLKDDTEETSEKNNGGKLVESFECPKVQELMEDGKTNFEKGLVLDSDKEVAAGVTKREEKETKGGQLKVYKRRCRR encoded by the coding sequence ATGGAATGTAATCAAGAGGCTGCCCTCAGGGCTAAAGAGTTAGCAGAAAAGAAATTTGAGGAGAAAGATATAGCTGGGGCAAAGAAATTTGCTATAAAGGCTCAAAACTTGAATCCAGAGCTTGACGGGATTCCTCAATTGATAACAACTCTTGATGTCTACATCTCTGCTGAGAAGAGAACAAATGAGGATGTGGATTGGTACAGGGTCCTCGGTGTGGATCCGTTGGCTGATGTTCCCACAATAAGGAATCATTTCAAGGAATTGGCACTTGTCATTCACCCTAGTAAAAACAAATCTGTAGGAGCAGATGGGGCTTTTCGAATTCTGTATGAAGCCTGGAGGTTGCTGTCTGATAAAGACCGTCGAAATCTTTATGACCAGAAGCGGAATTTAAGGTGTACGTCTGAAAATGTCTTGGACCAGAGAACATCAGTATCTAATGGACAAAATGGTTTCCATAATCTTTCTCACGGAAATGGTTCGCTCCAACAGGGTTATAAAGGTGCTACTTATTCTGGGTCTTCTCCAACTTCCCCTTGTCCATTGAAACCGTCATTTTGGACTGTGTGCAATGCTTGCAAGACATATTTTGAGTACCTTAGGATTCATCTCAATCACAGGGTTTCATGTTCCAACTGCCATCAACCCTTTTATGCTATCGAGATACCCACCCCTCCTATTAATTTCAATGATATATCTAGTGAGCTTACCATTAAGAAGAGCTCACCTCCTTCAGAAAAGAGACCTGCTTCTACTACAAATGTGGGGTTGGCTAGTTTTTCTGATGAGTCATCAAAGAAAACTTCTCAGGCATGTTTTTACTCAAAGGTAGGTAATGTTGATAGGACGAGGACAATGGATTCTATTTCTGCTCAAGGTGCAGGTGGTATTCATTCAAAAATTGGGAAATGGAAGAGAAAGTGTGAAGATACCGTATTAGATAGTAAGGAAGTCAGTAAAAGCAGTTCTGTTTTAAATGATGCAAGTGGTAAATTGAATACTAAGCCTTCTATTGTTGGCTTGAATACTGGGTCTTCTGGTGTTGGTTTAAATACTGGGTCTTCTGGTGTTGGTCTAAATATTGTATCCAAAGAAGATAGGCCTCATAAAAAACGAAAGAATGAGCAAAAGATGGAAATTTCAGTGGGAGCTGGAAATGGGGTAGCTTCCGTGGACACTATACTTGGATCAAAGGTTAGTGTGGGCACAAGAAGGCTGAATGTACCTGGAAACGGTAAAACTAACCGCACAAGGGAATTGTCACTGATTGAAATGCGAAATGTGCTTCAGGAGAAGGCTAAGAAAGTGATTAGTGAGAAGCTTAATGAATGGAGAATGGAAGCTGCTTTGAAAGTCCAAAATCAGTCAAAGGAAGTTAGGGAGAAggagaaaggaaagaaagaagttAATAAACCTGTTGTGAAAGCTGATATGAGTAAATGCGGTGAGCATGTAGATTGCAAGAAGGAAGAGCACACTGCAATGACCTGCCTTGTGAAATCTAATGTGAGCTCTAAAACAAATAGTCTTCCTCCAGTATCAATGAGTGTTGTAGATCCTGATTTTTATGATTTTGACAAGAATCGAACAGAAAGGTCGTTTGGCAATAACCAGGTTTGGGCTGCATATGATGAAGATGATGGGATGCCTCGTTATTATGCTATGGTTCATCGTCTAATATCAACTGAGCCCTTCAAAATGAGGATCAGTTGGCTAACTTCCAAAGGTAATGATGAACTGGCCCCAGTAAATTGGGTTGCTTCTGGCTTTCCTAAAACTAGTGGGGATTTCCGAAGCAGAAAGCATGAAGTTTATAGTTCTCTTAATTGCTTCTCACACCAAGTTAAGTGGACTAAAGGCACAAGAGGTGGCATTCAGATATATCCTACCAAGGGAGATGTTTGGGCTCTGTATAAGAACTGGTCCCCCGATTGGAATGCACTTACTCCAGATGAAATTGTACACAAGTATGAAATGATGGAAGTACTTGAAGATTACAATGAAGAGCGAGGTGCAACTGTTGTGCCACTTGTTAAAGTAGCTGGTTTCAAGACAGTGTTTCGCCGTCACTGGGACCCAAGTAAAATCAGGACAATTCCCAGAGAACAGATGTTTCGGTTTTCTCACCAGGTTCCTTCTTACTTGCTTACAGGTAGCGAAGGTCAGAATGCTCCTAAAGATTGTTGGGAACTTGATCCTGCATCTACACCTTTGGAGCTTCTTCAGGTAACCTCTGAGTCGCTGAAAGATGATACGGAGGAAACGTCTGAGAAAAACAATGGAGGAAAACTGGTGGAAAGTTTTGAATGCCCCAAAGTACAGGAACTAATGGAGGATGGGAAAACAAATTTTGAGAAAGGTCTGGTACTAGATTCTGACAAAGAAGTTGCAGCAGGTGTTACAAAGAGGGAGGAGAAGGAAACTAAAGGAGGACAGTTGAAAGTATACAAACGTAGATGTAGacggtaa